The DNA segment GAGAAATCAATACGTCACACCCTTCCCTTAAAAGTCCGAGCATGCTTCCAGTATTATTGGTATGCACTCCGACAACCTCTCCATCAAGCAAGGCCTCCACCGTGAATCGCTTGTAACGCCTGATAAACGTGGCCACCCTGCACCCTTCAGGGTAGGCTATCAGGTTAGAAGCATCCATTTTCATCTGTGTCAAAAACTTCTCCTTCTCCGGGATAAACAACTTTATCATCAGCAGTAGCCGGGCTGGTTACTTCCGGCCATACGCCTTCAACCGGTTCAGGTCCTTCACAGGTCACTTCAGACGGTGAACGGTCCATCATGCGCGGCTTTCTTCTAAGGTCAACCCGCTTAGTCGGCGCACTGAATTCAATCGCTATGTTATTGGGATCAAAGGTATAAATTGAATGAATAAATCCGTGATCCAGAACTTCCGAGACCCAGAATCCGGCGGCCTCGATACGGTCCTTGAGTTCCCACAAATCATCATCCGCAGAAACTTCGAATGAAACATGATCAAAACCACAAGGTCCTTTCACAGGGACACCGTGATCCTTTTCGTGTAGCTTTTCCACATCCGGCCATTCAAAAAAGGCAACCATATCATGTTCTGTAAGTGAGAAAAAATAATGTCTGTAACCGGGATGTCCAAGCCCGGCAACGAGTTTCATATGTAAAAGGTCTCTCCAGAATCTTATTGTGGAATCCATATCGGATGTAACCAGAGCTAGGTGATTAATTCCCATATATTTAACCATTTACTAATCTCCATAAAAGAATTTAATCTTTTTTAAAATTTTCCCGTCAAAATAAGAATAAAACAGAATCCCCCTCTTCCGATGCTCCGGGTTTCTCTCAGAAGAGTATCTGAAAAACCCTTGTTTCATCAAGATTTTCAACAATCCGCACATGCGGTTTTCAAGGGAAAAGACCTTGACGAATGTCGGGGTATCTGGAATATCGTCCTGTTAGTCGACTTTGAGAAAGTCTTTTTTTTTTATTGGTTAAATTTAGCTGCAAAAAGAATCATACATGCAGGTTTGCCAAGGCTTTCCCTGATTCTTCGATCAGCCATCATAATATTACACAGGATCGGTCAAAATGAGTCTTTTAGAAGAAATTTCTGAAAGAAGAGAAGAAATTGCGAAAAAATGGTGTGACC comes from the Maridesulfovibrio bastinii DSM 16055 genome and includes:
- a CDS encoding VOC family protein translates to MVKYMGINHLALVTSDMDSTIRFWRDLLHMKLVAGLGHPGYRHYFFSLTEHDMVAFFEWPDVEKLHEKDHGVPVKGPCGFDHVSFEVSADDDLWELKDRIEAAGFWVSEVLDHGFIHSIYTFDPNNIAIEFSAPTKRVDLRRKPRMMDRSPSEVTCEGPEPVEGVWPEVTSPATADDKVVYPGEGEVFDTDENGCF